DNA sequence from the Streptomyces sp. NBC_01264 genome:
GCTCCTGGCCTCGACGGGCCTCTTCTCCCTCGTGTACGGGCTGTCCGACGCGGAAGGCCACGGCTGGACCTCGCCGTGGTGCTGGGGGTTCCTCGGCGCCGGACTCGCCCTCCTCGCCGCCTTCGCCCGGTGGCAGACCCGGGCCGCCGACCCGCTGCTGCCCCTGCGCGTACTGCGCGACCGCTACCGCGCCGGGGCGCTGGTCTCCCTGCTGCTCGTCGGCGCCGGCATCTTCGCGATCTTCCTGTTCCTCACCTACTACCTGCAGAACCTGCGCGGCTACTCCCCGGTCCTCACGGGATTCGCCCTCCTGCCCATGACCTTGGGGATCATGCTCGCCGGGCAGGTCACGTCCATCAGGATCCTGCCCAAGCTCGGCGCGCGGACCGTCCTGACCACGGGATTCGCCCTCTCGGCGATCTCCGCGGCATGGCTCGCCCGGATCGACATGACCACCTCGTACCCCCTGGGCATCATGGTCCCGCTCCTCGTGGCCGGTGTCGGCCTGGGCTGCGTGCTGCCACCGGCGATGAGCATGGGGACCAGCGGGGTCGCCCCTCAGGACGCCGGCTCCGCGTCGGCGGCCGTCAACACCATGCAGCAGGTGGGCGGATCGATCGGAACGGCCCTGCTCAACACGATGGCCGCGAGCGCCGCCGCGTCCTTCCTCGTGGGCCGCGACCCCGCGGACCCGACGACCCGCATCGGCGCCGCCCTCCACAGCTACACCACCGCCTACTGGTGGACGGCCGGCATCTTCGTCCTGGGCGCCCTGCTGGCCGCGCTGATACTGCCCCGCTCCGGTCCGGGCCGATAACGCCCGCCGAGGTCCTCGCCCCGGTGCCAGGAGCGAGGCCGGGTGTACGGTGCCGGCGCCGAAGCGGCGGCTGACCCGGTCGATGACCGGCTCCAGCGTGCGGGCGTTCTCGGTGAGCCGGTCGAAGGTCAGTTGCTCGGTGGCGCGGGCCGAGCCGGTCAGCTCGCCGACCCGGGCCGTCACCGCCCGCACGCGTGCCCGTTGCAGTCCGAGCGCGGAGAACATCCCGTACAGCGTCCGCTGGAGGGAAGGGGTGTGGGCGGTGGGCTCGGGCAGGGTGCGCGAGCGGGTGGTGGCCGACCGGTCGGCGTAGGTGACCTGCAGTTCGACCGTTCGGGCGACCTGTCCGGCGCTCCGGAGCCGGGCCCCGAGGTCCGTGGCCGCGCCGAGCAGCGCGCGGCGGACCTCGGCCGGGTCGAGGACGTCCCGGTCGAAGCGCCGGGCACTGGTGATGGCGGCGGGGGGCCCGGCCGCGCTGACGGTGCGGCGGTCGATCCCCCGGGCCCGCTCGTGCAGGATGCGGCCGGTGGAAGCACCGGCGATCCGCTGCACCGTGGGCAGCGGGAGGACGGCCAGGTCACCGACCGTCTCGATCCCGTACCGGAGCAGCGAGCGCTCCAGGACGGACCCGACCCCGGGCAGCGCCCGCACGCGGCAGCCGTGCAGGAAGCGCTCCTGTTCGGCCGGGTCGTCGGGCAGTACCCGTACGGTGCCGGGCGGGGCGGCGTCGGCGGCGAGGGTGGCGAGGAGCCGGTTGGGGCCGATCCCGCCCGTGCTGACCAGCCCGTACCGGGCGGCGAGCCGGGTCTGGAGCCGGTCCGCGAGCTCGGTCGGGGACTGCCCGAAGTAGCGCGTGGCACCGGCCAGCTCCAGCAGTGCGCCGTCCGGGGGGAGCGCTTGCACGACGGGGGTGATGTCGCCGAGCACCGTGAACAGTTCGCGGTAGGTCTCGAAGCCGGCGCGGTGGAAACGCAGGTGGACGATGGTCGCCCTGGTGGTGGTGACGGTCATCCGGCGCTCCCCTGGCTGGCGTGCCACAGCCGCCCGGAACCGCTGCCGCGCCGCCCGCCGGAAGCCGGCCGGGCCGCCGGGCCGCCGCCGTCGGTGTCGCCGCCGCCATCGCCGTCGGAGTACGACGGGGGCTCGGGCTCGCCGGCGAGCAGCGTACGGACGGCGGCGGTCCCGCCGTCCCGGTGGGCGTCGGCGACGTCCTGAAGGTTCCAGGCGTGGGTGCCGATGACGGTGACGGACTTGCCGCGGCGGGAGACGGTGCCGCGCGCGAGGAGCAGGAAGTGGTGGAACAGCGGGTACGCGGCCTGCTCGTGGGTGTCGTCGAAGAAGGTGAGGTCGATCTGGCCGGCCGGACTGCCGTCGTCCAGCGAGACGAAGATGGTGCGCCGTCCGGAGCGCATGGGCGGCGTCTGGATGGCGACCTTCGCCCCGGCGACCAGCACGGTCTCACCGGCCGGCCGGCCGCCCAGCTGGTGGGAGGGGGTGACGCCGAGCTCGGCCAGCAGCGGGTGCAGCGGTTCCATCAGGTGCCGGGAGGCATCCATGCCGATGACCTCCAGCTCGGCGTCCAGTTCCTCGCTCGGCGTCATCACCGGCAGACCGCTCGGCCCGGGGTACGAGCCCGCGGCGCCCGGGGGGAGGGTGAGCTGACCGGCTCCCGTGGAAGTCCGCTGGTGGCGGTGGAGTTCCTCGATCTGCAGGAGCAGGTCACGGCGGCCGGTTCCGGGGGCGAGGGTGGCGAGGGCTCCGGTCCGCGCCAGGCGGTCGGCCACCGGGTGGGAGGGCCGGGCCCGGGCCCAGAAGTCGGCGAGGTCCGTGTACGGACGGCCCGCTTCGATCCGGGCCGCCTGCTCGTCGGTGATGCCGCGGACGTCGGCCAGCGAGACCCGCAGGCCCAGCCTGCCGTCCGGGAGCCGCTCGGTGCGGTAACCGGTGGCGGAGTGCTGGACGTCCAGCGGGAGGATCGGGACGCCGCGGCGCCGGGCGTCGGACAGCACCAGTCGCTTCGGGTACATGCCCGGGTCGTGCTCCAGCAGCCCGGCGTAGAACGGCGCCGCGTAGTGCGCCTTCAGCCAGGCCGACTGCAGGGTGGGCAGCGCGAAGGCCGTCGCGTGCGCCTTCGCGAAGCCGTAGGCCCCCATGTTCTCCAGCATCCGCCACACCGCGTCGATCACCGCCGGCCGGTAGCCGGCCGCGGTGGCGCTCTGCTCGTACCAGGTCTTGAGCTTCGGCAGGCGCTCCGGCTGGGCCAGGGCGCGCCGGGCCTCCTCGCCCATGGCCAGGTCGCTCCGGGTCATGGTGGCGAACAGGCCCGCCACCTGCTCGTTGTAGATGACCACCCCGTAGGTGGAGCTCAGCCACCGCTCCAGGTCCCGGTGGGGATAGGTGACGGGCTTCTTGCCGTGCCGGCCGAGGAGGAACGGGCGGATCATGTCCGCCTGGACCGGGCCCGGGCGGAACAACGAGATCTCGGCGACCAGATCGGCGAAGGTCTCCGGCTGGAGCCGGCCGAGGAGGTCTTTCTGGCCGGGGGACTCCAGCTGGAAGACGCCCAGGGACTCGCCTTCGCGCAGCAGCTCGTAGGCGGCCGGGTCATCCAGCGGCACCTGAGTGCGGTCGTCCAGGTCGATCCGCTCGCCGGTGGTGCGTTCGATCTCGCGGACCGCGTACGCCATGGAGCTCTGCATCCGGACGCCCAGGACGTCGAGCTTGAGCAGGCCGAGGCCGTCCTTCTCGACGTCCTCCTTGTCGAAGACGGTGGCGGGGAAGCCTTCGGTGGCCGTCGGGACGACGGGAGTGCGCCCCAGGAGGGTGGCGTCGGAGAGGATGACGCCGCAGGGGTGCATCGCGGTGCCGCGCGGGAGCGCGTCGAGGCCTTCGACGAGGTCCCACAGCCGCCCGTACCGGTCGGCATGGGCGGCGACCTGCCGCAGTTCCGGGAGTTCGCGCAGTGCGGTGCGGGCCGAGCGGGCGGCGATGTGCGGGAACGCCTTGGCCAGGCGTCCGACCTCGTCCGGGGGCAGGCCGAGGGCCAGGCCGGCGTCGCGGATCGCCCACCGCACCCGGTAGGTCTCCGGCATGCTGAGGGTGCAGACCCGCTCGGTGCCGAACCGGTCCATGATCCGGCGGTACACGTCCAGGCGCCGGGCGGACTCCACGTCGATGTCGATGTCCGGCAGCGTGCCGCGGCGCAGGTTGACGAACCGCTCCATGAGCAGCCCGTGTTCCAGCGGGTTGGCGAAGGAGATCCCGAGCAGGTGCACCACCAGCGATCCGGCGCCGGAGCCCCGGGCCTGCACCCGGACCCCCATCTCCCGGATGTCGTCGACGACTTGGGCGACGGTGAGGGCGTACGAGGGCCAGCCGAGCGTGTTCAGCACCCGGAGCTCCTCTTCCAGCCGGGTCCGCATGGTGGCGGAGCGGTCGTAGCCGTGGCGGATCATCGCCGCCTCGCACCGCTCGCGCAGGGTCCGGGCGGAGGTGCCGGGGGCCAGGCCGATGACGTGTTCCTCGGGGAAGTGGACGCGGCCGATCCCGAGGTCGGCGTACGGGTCGAGGCGGCACTCGGACGCGGTGCGGGTGGTGGTGGCCAGCAGGTGTACGGCCCCGCCGTTCTCCTGTCCGGCGGCCCGGGCCACTTCCTCGGCGAGCTCGCCCATCTCGGCGGCGCCCTTCAGCCACCGCTCGCCGTTGCAGGTGCGGCCGGGCTGGATGGGTGTGAGCAGCCGGGCCGAGTCCAGTACGTCGGCGACCGGCGCCTGCTCCGGGGTCGCGTAGCGGACCGCGTTGGTCAGGACCGCGAGCAGGTCGAGGTCGGCGGCCAGTCCGACGGTACGGGCGGCCAGCCGCAGCGAGCCCGGTCCCGTGCCGGTGCGGCGGTGGTGCACGGCCTCCAGCCGGAGGTGCTGCCCGAACGCCTCCCGCCACGGCGCGAGCAGCTCGGCCGCCCGGTCGAGGCGGCCGTCGGCGAGTGCCCGTACCGGCTCGGACGCCGGGCCCAGCAGGACGGTCAGCCCCTCGGCGTGCCGCTGGATCTCCGGCCAGGGGACGATCGGCTGTCCGCCGCCGGCCCGCTGCCGGGCGGCCCAGCCGGCGGTGATCAGCGCGCACAGATTGGCCCAGCCGGTGGCATCGCGGGCCAGCAGGGTGACCCGCGGCGCGGAGTCGGCGACGAAGGCACCGCCCCGGACCGGAGTACGGCCCTTCGAGGGCGCCGCGCCGCCCGGACCGGGGGCCGGACCGAGGGCCGGGACCGCGAGGTCCGCACCGAACAGCGGCCGGATCCCGGCCTTCGCGCAGACCTGCGCGAACCGGACCGCCCCGGCCACCGTGTCCCTGTCGGTCAGCGCCAGCTCCCGCAGCCCCTGCTCGGCCGCCCGCTCGACCAGCCGCCCGGGCAGCGCCGCACCGTAGCGCACGGAGTAGCCGGAGGCGACATGCAGATGCGCGAACACCGCACCACCACCTCCAGCTCCCGGTCAGCCCCCCGATCGTCGACACCCGACTCCCCGTCCGGTCCCTCCAGCGTAGACCGTATTCGATAGTCTGTTCGACACGCACGTCAAGGCATTACGCCAGGTGGAGCAGGCACTACGGACCGTTCCCGCCCGTTCCGCTTTCCCGCCGCCGGCGAGGGCAGGCGTGAGGACGTACGGCAGAATCCGGATGTGACGTCCGTGGGGGTACTGGCCGAGCTGGAAGCCGGCATGGCAGAGCTGTCGACGCCGATGCGGGTGTACGTGGCGGCCGGACGGTTCACCGAGCCGGACCCCGACCTGCCGGAGCTGGCGGCCCGGATCCGCGCGCTGCTCGCCGGGGTCGCGGTGGACGAGGCCTGGCGGCGCTTCCTGCCCGGGTACGTCCCGCCGTCCCTCCCCGAGATCTGCGCCGCGTTGGAGCCGGTCGAAACGGACGGGGCCGCCGCGTTCCTGGCCGGGGTCGCGGCCGTCGACCTGGTCTGGCCGGATCACCTGCACCGGCCCGTCGAGGCAGCCGAGCGCGCGGCGGACCGGGTGGTGTCCCTGCTCGGGCCGGATGCCAGTTGGTGGACCAACCACGACACCGCGTGTGGCGCCGTGAACGGACTCACCCCACTGTTCGACAGCCTGCTCGCAGGAATGGACGGTGAGCACTTCGCACTGGCCCTGCAGATCGCCGACGACTGAACGTGCCGGCGCGAGGACGTGTGGGAAAGCATGTGCGGCTCGTGCGTGGAATCCGGCCATGTCGATCACGCCTTCCATACCCATCCTCCACGGCAGGAAGGGAACGGATCTCCGTGTCTTCGGGCAGGAGTTGATCCTGCGTCGGGCGACCCGGCAGGAGCATCACATCCCCTTCCCGGCGATCGCGCGCGTCCACTTCACCGTCCTCTCCGGCGGGGTCGGCTTCACGTTCACGATCGCGGCCTGGCTGCTCGCACCGGAGGGCCTCAGGCCCTGGCGCCTGCCCCGGCACGGCATCACGGTGACGGCCGAATACGCCCACGACTCCGCGCAGCCGTGGCTCTACCTGTACTCGGACCTGGACGGGAACGTCTGGAGGTACCTCGACTCGAGCGGGCTCCCCGCTCTCGAGGTCAGCTACGACCCGCGTGACCCCGCCAAGGCCGTCCGCGCCGACGGTACGGGTCGTTGGATACCCGGGATCCTCCCCCTGTCCGCGGGCATCGTCGGCCTGCTCCTGCTGGTCGCGTTCCTCGCCACTCCGTTCATGGATCTCGGCACCACGGGCGAGGAGTACAGGAACCAGTACCGGTAGCGGCCGCACAGGGGT
Encoded proteins:
- a CDS encoding DNA polymerase III subunit alpha; this encodes MFAHLHVASGYSVRYGAALPGRLVERAAEQGLRELALTDRDTVAGAVRFAQVCAKAGIRPLFGADLAVPALGPAPGPGGAAPSKGRTPVRGGAFVADSAPRVTLLARDATGWANLCALITAGWAARQRAGGGQPIVPWPEIQRHAEGLTVLLGPASEPVRALADGRLDRAAELLAPWREAFGQHLRLEAVHHRRTGTGPGSLRLAARTVGLAADLDLLAVLTNAVRYATPEQAPVADVLDSARLLTPIQPGRTCNGERWLKGAAEMGELAEEVARAAGQENGGAVHLLATTTRTASECRLDPYADLGIGRVHFPEEHVIGLAPGTSARTLRERCEAAMIRHGYDRSATMRTRLEEELRVLNTLGWPSYALTVAQVVDDIREMGVRVQARGSGAGSLVVHLLGISFANPLEHGLLMERFVNLRRGTLPDIDIDVESARRLDVYRRIMDRFGTERVCTLSMPETYRVRWAIRDAGLALGLPPDEVGRLAKAFPHIAARSARTALRELPELRQVAAHADRYGRLWDLVEGLDALPRGTAMHPCGVILSDATLLGRTPVVPTATEGFPATVFDKEDVEKDGLGLLKLDVLGVRMQSSMAYAVREIERTTGERIDLDDRTQVPLDDPAAYELLREGESLGVFQLESPGQKDLLGRLQPETFADLVAEISLFRPGPVQADMIRPFLLGRHGKKPVTYPHRDLERWLSSTYGVVIYNEQVAGLFATMTRSDLAMGEEARRALAQPERLPKLKTWYEQSATAAGYRPAVIDAVWRMLENMGAYGFAKAHATAFALPTLQSAWLKAHYAAPFYAGLLEHDPGMYPKRLVLSDARRRGVPILPLDVQHSATGYRTERLPDGRLGLRVSLADVRGITDEQAARIEAGRPYTDLADFWARARPSHPVADRLARTGALATLAPGTGRRDLLLQIEELHRHQRTSTGAGQLTLPPGAAGSYPGPSGLPVMTPSEELDAELEVIGMDASRHLMEPLHPLLAELGVTPSHQLGGRPAGETVLVAGAKVAIQTPPMRSGRRTIFVSLDDGSPAGQIDLTFFDDTHEQAAYPLFHHFLLLARGTVSRRGKSVTVIGTHAWNLQDVADAHRDGGTAAVRTLLAGEPEPPSYSDGDGGGDTDGGGPAARPASGGRRGSGSGRLWHASQGSAG
- a CDS encoding MFS transporter encodes the protein MSSKQPPAALGAPARSAGPPSPAPAPAHPWWAVAVIALAQLMVVLDSTIMNIALPPAQRDLGFSDGLRQWIITAYALAFGSLLLLGGRLADLFGRRRMFATGIAGFALASALGGAAPTFGWLVTARAAQGLFAALLAPAALSLLTVTFTGAKERAQAFGIFGVVAGSGAGIGLLLGGVLTEFLSWRWTMFVNVAFAALALAGAFLVVPRSRRTGGPTLDIPGTLLASTGLFSLVYGLSDAEGHGWTSPWCWGFLGAGLALLAAFARWQTRAADPLLPLRVLRDRYRAGALVSLLLVGAGIFAIFLFLTYYLQNLRGYSPVLTGFALLPMTLGIMLAGQVTSIRILPKLGARTVLTTGFALSAISAAWLARIDMTTSYPLGIMVPLLVAGVGLGCVLPPAMSMGTSGVAPQDAGSASAAVNTMQQVGGSIGTALLNTMAASAAASFLVGRDPADPTTRIGAALHSYTTAYWWTAGIFVLGALLAALILPRSGPGR